One Paracoccaceae bacterium genomic region harbors:
- the selD gene encoding selenide, water dikinase SelD produces MQQTAAFPATRDLVLVGGGHAHALVLRRWAMNPLPGARLTLVNPGPVAPYTGMLPGLIAGHYRRDEIMIDLLRLAAQTGVRLILDRATGLDPAARLLRLGGRGDLPYDLLSVDIGIGSDLPDLPGFADHAVAAKPLGPYADRWDAFVAAAPPAPRIVIIGAGVGGAELALASAHRLRAAGRQPSVTLVDRGTTALPLMGAPARARLLAALATAGVTILTGSDPAAIHADAVTLADGRRLPSDFTLSVAGARPQDWLRDSGLDLTDGFLNVGPTLQTSDARIFAAGDCAYLAHAPRPKAGVYAVRAAPVLAHNLRAALSGRPLRPFHPQRDYLKLISLGDRAALADRRILGLAMAPSGRWLWRLKDRIDRAFMARFAPRPQPPAATPRDMADGLTDMLSGRPPCGGCGAKLGAQVLQAGVCALPAPARPDVLSGPGDDAAILRLGTQEQALTTDHLRALTLDEGLMARIAATHALGDIWATGALPQAALAQIILPRMAPALSARSLAMIMSAAGAVFRAAGAEIVGGHSTAGAELTIGFAVTGLAPEGGRLVPGSGAQPGDVLILTKPLGSGTILAALMADAPAPPGLILGESAAAAFAAMVRPMDRDAAILAPQARAMTDVTGFGLAGHLAAMTGAEAGAELSLSALPLLPGAAVLAGAGQSSSLAPENRAALAGRIDPADDPRAALLFDPQTCGGLLAAVPPERADAVLAALRAAAIPAARIGTVSAGPPRITLRP; encoded by the coding sequence ATGCAGCAGACAGCGGCCTTTCCCGCGACGCGCGATCTGGTGCTGGTGGGCGGCGGGCATGCCCATGCGCTCGTGCTGCGCCGCTGGGCCATGAACCCCCTGCCAGGCGCACGCCTGACCCTGGTGAACCCGGGCCCTGTCGCGCCCTATACCGGCATGCTCCCCGGGCTGATTGCCGGACACTACCGCCGCGACGAGATCATGATCGACCTCCTGCGCCTCGCCGCTCAGACCGGGGTGCGGCTGATCCTCGACCGGGCCACGGGCCTCGATCCCGCGGCGCGCCTGCTCCGCCTGGGCGGGCGCGGCGACCTTCCCTATGATCTGCTGTCGGTCGACATCGGCATCGGATCGGACCTGCCCGACCTGCCGGGCTTTGCCGATCATGCCGTCGCCGCCAAGCCGCTGGGCCCCTATGCCGACCGCTGGGATGCCTTCGTCGCGGCGGCGCCGCCTGCCCCGCGCATCGTCATCATCGGCGCGGGCGTGGGCGGGGCGGAACTGGCGCTGGCCTCGGCGCACCGTCTGCGCGCGGCAGGCCGGCAGCCGTCCGTCACGCTGGTCGACCGGGGGACGACGGCACTGCCGCTGATGGGTGCGCCCGCCCGGGCCCGCCTGCTGGCCGCGCTCGCAACAGCCGGCGTCACCATCCTGACCGGGTCCGACCCGGCGGCGATCCACGCCGACGCGGTGACGCTGGCCGACGGCCGCCGCCTGCCGTCGGACTTTACCCTGTCAGTCGCGGGGGCCCGTCCCCAGGACTGGCTGCGCGACAGCGGGCTGGACCTGACCGATGGCTTCCTGAACGTCGGCCCGACCCTGCAGACCTCGGACGCCCGCATCTTTGCCGCCGGTGACTGCGCCTATCTTGCCCATGCCCCACGCCCCAAGGCCGGTGTCTATGCGGTGCGTGCCGCCCCGGTGCTGGCACACAACCTGCGTGCCGCCCTGTCGGGCCGCCCCTTGCGTCCCTTCCACCCGCAGCGCGACTATCTGAAGCTCATCTCGCTGGGCGACCGGGCTGCGCTGGCCGACCGCCGCATCCTCGGGCTGGCGATGGCGCCCTCCGGTCGCTGGCTCTGGCGTCTCAAGGACAGGATAGACCGCGCCTTCATGGCAAGGTTCGCCCCGCGCCCGCAGCCGCCCGCAGCCACACCCCGCGACATGGCCGATGGCCTGACCGACATGCTGTCGGGCCGCCCGCCCTGCGGCGGCTGCGGTGCGAAACTGGGCGCGCAGGTGCTTCAGGCAGGCGTCTGCGCCCTGCCCGCACCCGCCCGCCCCGATGTCCTGTCCGGTCCCGGCGACGATGCCGCGATCCTGCGCCTGGGAACACAGGAACAGGCGCTGACCACCGACCATCTGCGCGCCCTGACCCTCGACGAGGGCCTGATGGCCCGCATCGCCGCCACCCATGCGCTCGGCGACATCTGGGCCACGGGTGCCCTGCCCCAGGCCGCGCTGGCCCAGATCATCCTGCCCCGGATGGCGCCCGCCCTGTCGGCCCGCAGTCTGGCCATGATCATGTCCGCGGCGGGTGCGGTGTTCCGCGCCGCGGGGGCCGAGATCGTGGGCGGGCATTCGACCGCCGGGGCAGAGCTGACCATCGGCTTCGCCGTGACCGGCCTTGCCCCGGAAGGCGGGCGGCTGGTCCCGGGCAGCGGCGCGCAGCCCGGCGACGTGCTGATCCTGACCAAGCCGCTGGGCAGCGGCACGATCCTTGCGGCGCTGATGGCGGATGCGCCCGCACCGCCGGGCCTGATCCTGGGCGAGTCGGCGGCGGCCGCCTTTGCCGCCATGGTCCGCCCGATGGATCGCGACGCCGCGATCCTGGCGCCGCAGGCCCGCGCGATGACCGACGTCACCGGCTTCGGCCTGGCGGGCCACCTGGCCGCGATGACAGGCGCCGAAGCCGGGGCGGAACTGTCGCTGTCCGCCCTTCCGCTCCTGCCGGGCGCGGCGGTGCTGGCGGGCGCCGGCCAGTCATCCAGCCTCGCACCCGAAAACCGGGCGGCACTGGCCGGGCGGATCGACCCGGCCGATGATCCCCGCGCCGCGCTGCTGTTCGATCCTCAGACCTGCGGCGGCCTGCTGGCGGCCGTGCCGCCAGAGCGCGCCGATGCCGTGCTGGCCGCACTGCGGGCCGCGGCGATTCCCGCCGCACGGATCGGCACGGTCAGCGCGGGTCCGCCCCGGATCACCCTGCGCCCGTGA
- a CDS encoding DUF1287 domain-containing protein, with product MLRRTFLGIVLASALPARADPPAALVDAARSQVGVTVTYDPAYVRLDFPGGDIDRSRGVCTDVLIRAFRDAAGIDLQLAVNRDMKAAFAAYPRTWGLARPDRNIDHRRVGNLATLFDRVGAGLPPSSRPADFLPGDIVAVMLPGNLPHVAIVSDRTGPSGAPMILHNVGRGAAEEDLLFAWPHTGRFRLDGAATERLARLGRP from the coding sequence ATGCTCCGCCGCACCTTCCTTGGCATTGTCCTGGCATCCGCGCTTCCTGCCCGGGCCGACCCACCGGCCGCACTGGTCGACGCGGCGCGGTCGCAGGTCGGCGTGACCGTCACCTATGACCCTGCCTATGTCCGGCTCGATTTTCCGGGTGGCGACATCGACCGGTCGCGCGGGGTCTGCACCGACGTTCTGATCCGCGCCTTCCGCGACGCGGCGGGGATCGACCTTCAACTGGCCGTGAACCGCGACATGAAGGCCGCTTTCGCTGCCTATCCCCGCACCTGGGGCCTGGCACGCCCCGACCGCAACATCGACCACCGCCGCGTCGGCAACCTTGCCACGCTGTTCGATCGTGTCGGCGCCGGCCTGCCGCCTTCGTCGCGGCCCGCCGATTTCCTGCCCGGCGACATCGTCGCGGTGATGCTGCCGGGCAACCTGCCGCATGTCGCCATCGTGTCCGACCGGACCGGGCCCTCGGGCGCGCCGATGATCCTGCACAACGTCGGGCGGGGCGCGGCCGAGGAAGACCTGCTCTTCGCCTGGCCGCATACCGGGCGCTTCCGCCTCGATGGCGCCGCGACCGAACGGCTGGCCCGGCTGGGCCGCCCCTGA
- a CDS encoding RNA polymerase sigma-54 factor has translation MSQRGGTKLVQTQKLRLTQSLTAAMRLLRFDASGLSRYLEEQAAENPAVRLVPADLPPDDWLPRWTGVFRTQGAYPADSGAEERVAGPAPSLTAHVMQAIAAMFPDPRARDRATVFAMALEPSGWLGQPLASLAVEARMTMPEAEALLRRLQGIEPTGLFARSLRECLALQVEDAGWLDPPMAVVLGNLDRVAAGDLAGLARRAGVPEAEIALRLRRLRGLNPKPGAQFDPGAAAVHEPDLTVARADGGWSVALNRAALPTVLVRDGAGDAAAARGLQRMLRARGEMLLRIAVEVVRRQAASLDRGPAALVPMGMAEVAETLGVHESTVSRAVSGVSMDTPRGTVWLRAMFSGAVGEGVAAAALRARLADLVAAEDAAAPMSDAALAARLTVAGGEPVARRTVAKYRAMLAIPAAHRRRRR, from the coding sequence ATGTCGCAGCGCGGCGGCACGAAGCTGGTGCAGACGCAGAAGCTGCGCCTGACGCAGAGCCTGACGGCGGCGATGCGGCTGCTGCGGTTCGATGCCTCGGGCCTGTCGCGCTATCTGGAGGAGCAGGCGGCCGAGAACCCGGCGGTGCGGTTGGTGCCCGCCGACCTGCCGCCGGACGACTGGCTGCCGCGCTGGACCGGCGTGTTCCGGACGCAGGGTGCATACCCGGCCGACAGCGGCGCCGAGGAGCGTGTCGCAGGCCCGGCCCCGAGCCTGACCGCCCATGTCATGCAGGCCATCGCCGCGATGTTTCCGGACCCGCGCGCCCGGGACCGGGCGACGGTCTTTGCCATGGCGCTGGAACCTTCGGGCTGGCTGGGTCAACCGCTGGCCAGCCTCGCGGTCGAGGCGCGCATGACGATGCCCGAGGCGGAAGCCCTGCTGCGCCGCCTGCAGGGGATCGAGCCGACCGGCCTGTTCGCGCGATCGCTGCGCGAATGCCTTGCGTTGCAGGTCGAGGATGCGGGATGGCTCGACCCGCCTATGGCGGTGGTCCTGGGCAACCTGGACCGGGTCGCGGCGGGGGATCTTGCGGGGCTGGCGCGGCGTGCGGGCGTGCCGGAGGCCGAGATCGCGCTGCGCCTGCGACGGCTGCGCGGGCTGAACCCCAAGCCCGGCGCCCAGTTCGACCCTGGCGCGGCGGCGGTGCACGAGCCTGACCTGACGGTGGCGCGGGCCGATGGCGGATGGTCGGTCGCGCTGAACCGGGCGGCGCTGCCGACGGTGCTGGTGCGCGACGGGGCGGGCGATGCGGCGGCGGCCCGCGGCTTGCAGCGGATGCTCCGGGCCCGGGGCGAGATGCTGCTGCGCATCGCGGTCGAGGTGGTCCGGCGGCAGGCCGCATCGCTGGACCGTGGCCCGGCCGCCCTCGTGCCGATGGGAATGGCCGAGGTGGCCGAGACGCTCGGGGTGCATGAAAGCACTGTCAGCCGGGCCGTTTCGGGCGTCAGCATGGATACGCCGCGCGGCACGGTGTGGTTGCGCGCGATGTTCTCGGGCGCTGTCGGCGAAGGCGTCGCCGCGGCGGCGCTGCGGGCCAGGCTGGCCGATCTCGTGGCTGCCGAGGACGCCGCGGCACCCATGTCCGACGCAGCCCTGGCCGCGCGGCTGACCGTGGCGGGCGGGGAGCCCGTGGCGCGGCGCACGGTCGCGAAGTACCGCGCGATGCTGGCCATTCCGGCCGCGCACCGCAGGCGGCGGCGATAG
- the mnmH gene encoding tRNA 2-selenouridine(34) synthase MnmH has protein sequence MALTITHLLQPLDAGFDDIIDVRAPAEFADDHLPGAISLPVLDDAERARVGTIYKQVSPFTARKLGAALVARNAAAHLEGVLADRPGGWRPLVYCWRGGQRSGSFASILSAIGWRVETVAGGYKAWRRLVVEALHGAADLSRVVVVDGDTGTGKTALLARLAARGVQVVDLEGLARHRGSVFGGLEGPQPTQKRFEGALAVALARLDPARPVVIEAESAILGGLRLPPIVLRALARAPRIELAAPRGARAAWLLTAYPDLLEDRARLVALIERLRPWQPREVIADWAAAVSAGDLPRLAEGLMERHYDPLYARARARFGPPVARVEMPAMDEGALAAAADRVAALVAQVGGGGAAVTGAG, from the coding sequence ATGGCCCTGACGATCACCCATCTGCTGCAGCCGCTGGATGCGGGGTTCGACGACATCATCGATGTGCGCGCGCCCGCCGAATTCGCCGATGACCATCTGCCGGGGGCGATCAGCCTGCCGGTGCTGGACGACGCGGAGCGCGCGCGTGTCGGCACCATCTACAAGCAGGTGAGCCCCTTCACCGCGCGCAAGCTGGGTGCCGCCCTGGTGGCGCGGAACGCGGCGGCGCATCTGGAGGGTGTTCTGGCGGACCGGCCGGGGGGCTGGCGCCCGCTGGTCTACTGCTGGCGCGGCGGGCAGCGGTCGGGGTCGTTTGCCAGCATCCTGTCGGCGATCGGCTGGCGGGTCGAGACGGTGGCGGGCGGCTACAAGGCCTGGCGGCGGCTTGTGGTCGAGGCGCTGCACGGCGCGGCGGATCTGTCCCGGGTGGTCGTGGTCGACGGCGACACCGGCACCGGCAAGACGGCGCTGCTGGCGCGGCTGGCGGCACGGGGCGTGCAGGTGGTGGATCTGGAGGGCCTGGCGCGGCACCGCGGATCGGTTTTCGGCGGGCTGGAGGGGCCGCAGCCCACGCAGAAGCGGTTCGAGGGCGCGCTTGCCGTGGCGCTGGCCCGGCTTGATCCCGCGCGCCCGGTGGTGATTGAGGCGGAAAGCGCGATCCTGGGCGGGCTGCGTCTGCCGCCGATCGTGCTGCGGGCGCTGGCGCGGGCGCCCCGCATCGAACTGGCGGCACCGCGAGGGGCCCGCGCGGCCTGGCTGCTGACCGCCTATCCCGATCTGCTGGAGGATCGCGCGCGGCTTGTCGCGCTGATCGAGCGGCTGCGGCCGTGGCAGCCGCGCGAGGTGATCGCCGACTGGGCGGCGGCGGTGTCCGCAGGCGACTTGCCGCGGCTGGCAGAGGGGTTGATGGAACGGCACTACGACCCGCTTTATGCCCGGGCCCGGGCGCGCTTTGGCCCGCCCGTGGCGCGGGTGGAGATGCCCGCGATGGACGAGGGCGCGCTGGCGGCGGCGGCGGATCGGGTGGCGGCGCTGGTGGCGCAGGTCGGTGGCGGTGGAGCCGCTGTCACGGGCGCAGGGTGA